Within the bacterium genome, the region ACTCCGGCTGCAGTAAGGGGTGTTCAGCATATCCTTGAAGAGGTGCAGTTCGTAAATATTGGCTCTTCTGATTTGACGCAGTATATGCTCGCAGCATCAAGAGGGTATACGCCTGATGCAAAAGGAGAGTGGACAAAACAGTTTGGGCCTCATCATCCAGTTGTTCTTGAGGCAATACACGATATTATTGAGGCTGGCCATGCGAACGGAAAACAGGTTCATGGATGTGGGAAAATGTTTTCTAAGGATTTCTTTGCACCCCTTGCTGTTGGCCTTAACTTAGACTCTATTAGTCTGCCACCGAGGACAGCTTCTGTGGTGTATGAAGAGCTCGCTCGGCTTGACTATGTGGCATGTCAAGCATTCGTAGGATGGGCAGCGCAAGAGAGTAGAGGCAATCCAGTGCTTGTTCACGATGAGCTTGAGCGATTCCATGATTGCGTAAGTAAAGGGACGCTTTGGGAGCCACCTCGGGCCGAGCCGCTTGAGCCAGAACCACTTTCGATTCAGGTATAGCCGTTGCTTACGGGTTCTGCCGTATTTGCCCATTTTTCGGTAAGGCGCATGCTTTCCCTCATTTGGTTCCGTTATGATTTAAGGTATGTAGCATTTCCAAGTAGCGCTTTTACCCTGAAAAATTGTAACTTTAAGAGTTATTGAGGTGTTGGTTTCTGATGGGATAGTGCATCGGAAGGAGATTTTTCGCGAAGAGAGAATGAGAGTCTGTTTTCTTGGGTTTATTGGTGCACAGTTTCTCCGTTTTATTCACTGGACTCTTCGGTGGGAGAAGCATGGGCTCGATATTCAAGGAAGACATTGGAGTCTTGGACTGCCAGCTATCTTAGTTATCTGGCATGGAGACCAGCTTATGGCCCCTTGGGCCTATCGGATTGATTCTGAAAGCCTTCGTGAGGCAAGACGTACAATGAGCAATAGCCGCCTGCTCCCTCGACAAATTAAAGCGCTAACGAGCCAACATGCGGATGGACGTATTATCGCTCAGACCCTTGGGCGTTTAGGGATAGGAAATATCGCGGGTTCCTCAACGAGGGGCGGAGTAAGAGCACTGGTGGCGATGCGCCGAGCAATTGAATCAGAGAGGTGTCACCTAGCGATTACGCCAGACGG harbors:
- a CDS encoding DUF374 domain-containing protein gives rise to the protein MLVSDGIVHRKEIFREERMRVCFLGFIGAQFLRFIHWTLRWEKHGLDIQGRHWSLGLPAILVIWHGDQLMAPWAYRIDSESLREARRTMSNSRLLPRQIKALTSQHADGRIIAQTLGRLGIGNIAGSSTRGGVRALVAMRRAIESERCHLAITPDGPKGPIYKAKPGVISIASATGAPILPVGFGYERSWRIKSWDRMVIPKPFSRARMIAGELMRIPSELSEEQREQYITALEDELNRLNKVASEGFA